One Catillopecten margaritatus gill symbiont DNA window includes the following coding sequences:
- the lpxA gene encoding Acyl-[acyl-carrier-protein]--UDP-N-acetylglucosamine O-acyltransferase: MAIHPSAVIDPSAEIHESAEICAYAIIGANVEIDSGTIVESHAVIQGPTKIGKNNHIYSFASIGGDPQDVTYAAEQDSNLIIGDDNLIREFCTINRGTEKDESITRVGSKNMLMAYVHIAHDCQIGDHIIMSNNASLAGHVRIQDWAILGGFTLVKQKCMIGMHTYIGMGCQVNKDIPSYMLASGVQTRVRSINAEGMRRRGFTPSAIAAIQRAFKVVYRGSGLLDQSLQELEETESDHNEVMQFVKCIRSSKAGIMRGPNEE, from the coding sequence ATGGCAATACATCCAAGTGCAGTTATTGACCCTAGTGCAGAAATTCATGAAAGTGCTGAAATATGCGCTTATGCTATCATTGGTGCTAATGTGGAAATCGACTCCGGCACAATTGTAGAGTCCCATGCAGTCATCCAGGGTCCAACCAAAATTGGTAAAAATAACCATATTTACTCATTTGCCTCAATTGGCGGTGACCCACAAGATGTTACTTATGCAGCTGAACAAGATTCCAATCTAATTATTGGTGACGATAATTTAATTCGTGAATTTTGCACCATTAACCGTGGCACAGAAAAAGACGAGTCCATTACCCGTGTAGGCTCTAAAAATATGTTAATGGCATATGTGCATATCGCTCATGATTGTCAAATTGGCGACCATATTATTATGTCAAACAATGCTTCTTTGGCAGGGCATGTGCGTATTCAAGATTGGGCAATTTTAGGGGGGTTTACGCTGGTTAAACAAAAATGTATGATTGGTATGCACACCTATATTGGTATGGGTTGTCAGGTTAATAAAGATATTCCTTCTTATATGCTCGCCTCAGGTGTGCAAACCCGTGTTCGTAGTATTAACGCCGAAGGTATGCGTCGTCGTGGCTTTACCCCAAGCGCAATTGCCGCTATTCAACGCGCCTTTAAAGTCGTTTATCGTGGCTCTGGCTTGCTGGATCAGTCACTTCAAGAATTGGAAGAAACAGAGTCTGACCACAATGAGGTAATGCAATTCGTCAAATGTATTCGCAGCTCAAAAGCGGGCATTATGCGTGGTCCTAACGAGGAATAG
- the fabZ gene encoding 3-hydroxyacyl-[acyl-carrier-protein] dehydratase FabZ produces MEMNIQDVKNYLPHRYPFLLIDRVLELEIGKSIVALKNVTYNEPQFTGHFPAQPIMPGVLIIEALAQATGILAFKSEVGKPIDGQIYMLVGVDKARFKRMVEPGDQLRLEVEVMTVKRGIWKFKCIAKVDDKVVTSAELMCTQKAAD; encoded by the coding sequence ATGGAAATGAACATACAAGATGTCAAGAATTATCTGCCGCACCGCTACCCTTTCTTATTGATTGACAGGGTTTTAGAATTAGAAATTGGCAAATCGATTGTCGCCCTTAAAAATGTTACTTACAACGAGCCACAATTCACTGGTCATTTTCCTGCGCAACCGATTATGCCAGGGGTTTTAATCATTGAAGCATTGGCACAAGCCACAGGCATATTGGCATTTAAATCTGAAGTTGGCAAACCGATTGACGGACAAATTTATATGCTGGTTGGTGTTGATAAAGCACGTTTTAAACGCATGGTTGAGCCTGGGGACCAATTAAGACTTGAAGTAGAAGTAATGACAGTTAAACGCGGCATCTGGAAATTTAAATGTATTGCCAAAGTTGATGATAAAGTGGTTACCTCAGCTGAGTTAATGTGCACCCAAAAAGCAGCTGATTAA
- the lpxD gene encoding UDP-3-O-acylglucosamine N-acyltransferase — protein sequence MYTLEDIATFIDADLIGDPSLKINSLATSANAQKDQLTYIASDKYKSDLIASKAGAVIISKNLLDDCPTNALVVNNVYLAFAKITHYFKQKTTHLNGIHSSAIIDSDNIAANCTIGKNVIIGKNCIIGAYTTIEQGVILGNNVNIQPNVTILQGCTLGDDIVISAGVVIGSEGFGNVLDKDKHWHSIAHLGNVVIGNKVNIGANTVIDRGTLEDTQIQNGVHLDNLVHIAHNVILGADTAIAAGVTIGGSAVLGKYCQVGGGAVIASHMHLEDNTIITGSSTVDKHLKTGYYTGFTSISKHSEWKRTQLWLSKLAKITKHLNIKLKNL from the coding sequence ATGTATACACTGGAAGATATTGCCACTTTCATTGATGCAGATTTGATTGGTGATCCATCGTTAAAAATTAACAGTCTTGCAACCAGTGCTAATGCACAAAAAGACCAATTAACTTATATTGCCAGTGATAAATATAAATCAGACTTGATTGCTTCAAAAGCAGGTGCTGTAATTATCTCTAAAAACTTATTAGATGATTGCCCCACTAATGCGCTGGTAGTTAACAATGTGTATTTAGCATTTGCCAAGATTACTCATTATTTCAAACAGAAAACGACACATCTTAATGGTATTCATTCGAGTGCTATTATTGATAGCGACAATATTGCTGCAAACTGCACCATTGGTAAAAATGTAATTATTGGCAAAAACTGTATCATTGGCGCTTATACAACGATTGAACAAGGTGTCATCCTTGGTAATAATGTCAATATCCAGCCAAATGTCACTATTTTGCAAGGTTGTACTCTTGGCGATGACATTGTTATTTCTGCTGGTGTAGTCATTGGCTCAGAAGGCTTTGGTAATGTCTTAGATAAAGACAAGCACTGGCACAGCATCGCCCACCTGGGTAATGTAGTCATTGGCAACAAGGTTAATATTGGTGCTAACACCGTCATCGACAGAGGTACTTTAGAAGATACTCAAATTCAAAATGGTGTGCATTTGGATAATTTGGTGCATATCGCTCATAATGTTATTCTAGGTGCAGATACAGCAATTGCCGCAGGTGTGACTATTGGTGGTAGTGCCGTTTTAGGTAAATATTGCCAAGTTGGTGGTGGTGCAGTGATTGCCAGTCACATGCACCTTGAAGATAACACTATTATTACAGGCTCAAGCACGGTAGATAAACACTTAAAAACGGGTTACTATACAGGTTTTACCTCTATTTCCAAGCATTCAGAATGGAAAAGAACCCAATTATGGTTATCAAAACTTGCTAAAATTACAAAACATTTAAATATTAAATTAAAAAACCTATAA